In Fibrobacter sp. UWR2, the following are encoded in one genomic region:
- a CDS encoding ABC transporter ATP-binding protein, translating into MEEILKVDHLKASYGRESILRDISFGVKRGEIRMVLGSSGCGKSTLLNNILKFIKSDAGTITYFGKTFGAKEGLDSETRMRTGVLFQSGALIADLTIAENAMLPLKRSMPYMPKSQMEAIVADRLEKVHLLHAFHKYPGEISGGMKKRAALARAIALKPELLFCDEPSTGLDPVTARSLDELLLELRDTLKVSMVIVSHELESIKIICDRFVYLKDGYVLKDATLQEGMESDDPTLRHFFNRQCPKEEYSEGLYHFNFID; encoded by the coding sequence ATGGAAGAAATCCTGAAAGTAGACCACCTGAAGGCAAGTTACGGGCGCGAGTCCATTCTGAGGGATATTTCCTTCGGCGTAAAGCGTGGCGAAATCCGCATGGTGCTCGGGAGTTCGGGCTGCGGCAAGTCGACTCTCCTGAACAACATCCTGAAGTTCATCAAGTCCGACGCAGGTACCATCACCTACTTCGGCAAGACCTTCGGCGCAAAGGAAGGTCTCGACAGCGAGACCCGCATGCGCACGGGAGTGCTCTTCCAGAGCGGCGCCCTCATCGCGGACCTGACCATCGCCGAAAACGCGATGCTCCCGCTCAAGCGCAGCATGCCCTACATGCCCAAGAGCCAAATGGAAGCGATTGTCGCCGACCGTCTGGAGAAGGTGCACCTGCTGCACGCCTTCCACAAGTACCCGGGCGAAATTTCGGGCGGCATGAAGAAGCGCGCAGCCCTCGCACGCGCCATCGCGCTCAAGCCGGAACTGCTCTTCTGTGACGAACCATCTACAGGCCTCGACCCGGTGACGGCACGTTCCCTCGACGAACTCCTACTCGAACTGCGCGACACGCTCAAGGTATCGATGGTCATCGTGAGCCACGAACTCGAGAGCATCAAGATTATCTGTGACCGATTTGTGTACCTAAAAGACGGCTACGTGCTCAAGGACGCCACGCTGCAAGAAGGCATGGAGTCCGACGACCCCACGTTACGCCACTTTTTCAACCGGCAGTGCCCCAAGGAGGAATACTCCGAGGGACTCTACCACTTTAATTTTATAGATTGA
- a CDS encoding FISUMP domain-containing protein, with translation MKHSLYTAFACAAFLAACGDDDSDFIARPDGAKSSSSIARNYSSTTEPYTIVDQFNPRISYGEMVDDRDGQTYRTVKIGDQTWMAENLNYRDLRKVWDYDSSSFCYNDSAIYCERYGRFYPWSTAMDSIGTWSTNGKGCGGNGCTPTYPVRGICPSGWHLPDSTEWRILINTAGGDSIAGEHLKSRSPDWETQVNYDDKKRYGGKDTYGFSALASGTYWDIRVGVACIPRLSTEIWTSTSYYSTDAYAIHLDIFNNNAWYYTPEKRSSNPVRCVKD, from the coding sequence ATGAAGCACTCACTCTACACCGCATTTGCATGCGCAGCGTTCCTCGCCGCCTGTGGGGACGACGACAGCGATTTTATCGCGCGCCCTGATGGCGCAAAGTCTTCGTCGAGCATAGCAAGGAATTATTCCAGCACAACGGAACCTTACACCATCGTAGACCAATTTAACCCCAGAATCTCGTACGGTGAGATGGTTGACGACCGTGACGGTCAAACATACAGGACCGTAAAAATTGGGGACCAAACCTGGATGGCAGAAAATCTGAACTACCGAGACTTGCGCAAAGTATGGGATTATGATTCAAGTAGCTTCTGTTATAATGATTCAGCCATTTACTGCGAAAGATACGGGCGTTTTTACCCATGGAGTACAGCCATGGACAGCATTGGGACTTGGAGTACTAACGGCAAAGGTTGTGGAGGAAACGGATGCACTCCAACTTATCCAGTACGAGGCATTTGTCCAAGTGGCTGGCACCTGCCAGACTCGACAGAATGGAGAATCTTGATTAACACAGCAGGTGGCGACTCAATCGCAGGCGAACATTTAAAATCCAGAAGCCCGGATTGGGAAACTCAAGTCAATTATGATGACAAAAAAAGATATGGAGGAAAAGACACTTACGGCTTTTCCGCACTTGCTTCTGGCACATATTGGGACATCCGTGTAGGTGTTGCATGCATTCCACGCCTTTCAACGGAAATATGGACATCAACATCTTACTATTCGACAGACGCATACGCCATACATTTGGATATATTCAACAACAACGCGTGGTATTATACCCCCGAAAAAAGATCAAGTAATCCTGTCCGCTGCGTGAAGGACTAG
- a CDS encoding ABC transporter permease, whose amino-acid sequence MTTILLPDTLTAANSKDLLRNCKKQLRSGALCLDGSNLASMDYSGDAFFALLAELSEKTGNTLTLAHFNADIKAHLSALRKMEPPARPAKGTNNVLEMLGGIGFAVIKETFEVLTLLFMSIYWTIFGPFDKGKIHFGGVAKQMFKLGSEAMGICFLMVALICLTMALQSSIMLNAVGGGSYLASGLGFLIFAEIGPLLTTIILAGRSGSSVAAEIANMSVCEEVKAIKSMAIPPVQYLVVPRFIAMSVATPILSFCASIFGCFSGFLIAYFFCDISFSNYMMGIRDGIAPITFLKSSIKALVFGWIVTLIACNKGLNAHGGAEAVGKATTSSVVAAICCIVLADTLFAFIFY is encoded by the coding sequence ATGACGACCATCCTCCTGCCAGATACGCTTACGGCGGCGAACAGCAAAGACTTGCTGAGGAATTGCAAGAAGCAACTCCGTAGCGGCGCGCTGTGCCTTGACGGGAGCAACCTTGCAAGCATGGACTACAGCGGCGACGCGTTTTTCGCGCTCCTCGCCGAACTTTCCGAAAAGACGGGCAACACGCTCACCCTCGCCCACTTCAACGCCGACATCAAGGCGCACCTTTCGGCACTCCGCAAGATGGAACCGCCCGCAAGGCCCGCGAAGGGTACGAACAACGTCCTCGAGATGCTCGGCGGCATCGGTTTCGCCGTCATCAAGGAGACCTTCGAGGTCCTGACGCTCCTGTTCATGTCCATCTACTGGACCATCTTCGGGCCGTTCGACAAGGGCAAGATCCATTTCGGCGGTGTCGCCAAGCAGATGTTCAAGCTCGGGAGCGAAGCCATGGGAATATGTTTCTTGATGGTCGCCCTCATCTGCCTTACGATGGCACTCCAGAGTTCCATCATGCTGAATGCGGTAGGCGGCGGCTCCTACCTCGCCTCGGGTCTCGGCTTCCTCATCTTCGCAGAAATCGGCCCGCTCCTCACGACCATCATCCTCGCAGGCCGCTCCGGCAGTTCCGTCGCCGCCGAAATCGCGAACATGAGCGTGTGCGAAGAAGTCAAGGCCATCAAGTCGATGGCTATCCCGCCGGTGCAGTACCTGGTGGTGCCGCGCTTTATCGCCATGAGCGTCGCGACTCCCATCCTCTCGTTCTGCGCCTCCATTTTCGGGTGTTTCTCCGGGTTCCTCATCGCGTACTTCTTCTGCGACATTTCGTTTTCCAACTACATGATGGGCATCCGCGACGGCATTGCGCCCATCACGTTCCTAAAGAGCAGCATCAAGGCTCTCGTCTTCGGCTGGATAGTGACGCTCATCGCCTGCAACAAGGGCCTGAACGCGCACGGCGGCGCAGAAGCCGTGGGCAAGGCAACCACATCGAGCGTGGTCGCCGCAATTTGCTGCATCGTGCTCGCCGACACCCTCTTCGCCTTCATATTCTACTAG
- a CDS encoding FISUMP domain-containing protein has protein sequence MTFFLASLFLLTACGDDDSFIPKVPELPGEVADMDELKEFECNDDLMGEKVYVRDLETDYECDGDHWFETIDTGKSSSSSKKTSSSSAKSSSSAKSSSSGKSSSSAESSSSGKSSSSETSVSSSAKSSSSYTTPLLSHCDIGTDENCFKDARDGQTYRTVKIGNQVWMRDNLNFRTGSSSCYNDDTSFCTKYGLLYTWATALDSVGEFSTNSKGCGYNALSCRPVSPTYGICPDGWRIPSTIDWSILFGKVGGKDVAGKALKSASDWLNDGNGTDEASFTALPGGRFEEGIFYLIGNDASFWASNPNTTTYVRLVDYVAMSDDLDKAAYYQTEPYNKRYIRCIKIDTAQTASSSSITPKSSSSEYTPYDHQSDLFADSLNSGAYKKFTDIRNGRSYYYLTINAKDGDEDVSVTVMAENLNIGIDVPGTEDQSDDENIERYCYNDDTTNCDKYGGLYQWAEMMQLPSRCNVDACEDLIEENHRGICPEGWHMLTYDEYVIVLTANKEEKNIRAISFGGNNLTGYSLIGAGHNRNHQFADLDNMTFWFYPENGTMSEPSAFSGYQLKSSAGMDFTSSRKSYANSVRCVKD, from the coding sequence GTGACGTTTTTTCTCGCAAGCCTCTTTCTCCTCACTGCCTGCGGCGATGACGACTCGTTCATCCCGAAAGTCCCCGAGCTGCCCGGCGAAGTGGCAGACATGGACGAGCTCAAGGAGTTCGAGTGCAACGACGACCTCATGGGCGAAAAGGTCTACGTAAGAGACCTCGAAACGGACTACGAATGCGATGGCGACCACTGGTTCGAAACCATCGATACGGGAAAGTCGAGCTCGTCTTCCAAGAAAACATCTTCGAGCAGCGCAAAGTCCAGCAGTTCCGCCAAATCCTCGTCCAGCGGGAAATCCAGTAGTTCCGCAGAGTCTTCATCCAGTGGAAAGTCGAGTTCCAGCGAGACAAGCGTGTCCAGCTCCGCAAAGTCGAGTTCGAGCTACACAACCCCATTGCTCTCCCACTGCGATATAGGTACCGACGAAAACTGCTTTAAGGACGCCCGCGATGGTCAAACATACAGAACGGTCAAAATCGGAAATCAGGTTTGGATGAGGGACAATCTGAACTTCAGAACAGGAAGTAGTTCCTGTTATAACGATGACACCAGCTTCTGCACTAAGTACGGTTTGCTCTACACCTGGGCAACAGCCTTAGACAGCGTTGGCGAATTCAGTACAAACAGCAAGGGCTGCGGATATAACGCATTGTCGTGCCGACCAGTTTCTCCGACATACGGAATCTGCCCAGATGGATGGAGAATTCCTTCAACCATCGATTGGAGTATTTTGTTTGGTAAGGTTGGAGGCAAGGATGTTGCCGGCAAAGCCCTCAAATCCGCATCTGATTGGCTAAACGACGGCAACGGGACAGACGAAGCATCGTTCACGGCCTTGCCGGGAGGACGTTTCGAAGAAGGAATATTCTATCTCATAGGTAACGACGCATCTTTTTGGGCCAGCAATCCCAATACTACCACATATGTCAGATTAGTTGATTATGTAGCTATGTCTGACGATCTCGACAAGGCAGCTTATTACCAGACTGAACCATACAACAAGCGTTACATTCGTTGCATCAAGATTGATACTGCTCAAACAGCATCTTCGTCCAGCATCACACCGAAGTCGAGCTCTAGCGAGTATACACCTTATGACCATCAGAGCGATCTTTTTGCAGACAGCCTGAACTCCGGCGCGTACAAGAAATTTACCGACATACGAAACGGAAGGTCGTATTACTATCTCACGATTAACGCAAAAGATGGTGACGAAGATGTTTCGGTAACGGTCATGGCCGAAAACCTGAATATCGGCATCGATGTGCCGGGAACAGAAGACCAGAGCGACGATGAGAATATTGAACGCTACTGCTACAATGACGACACGACCAACTGTGACAAGTACGGCGGCCTTTACCAGTGGGCCGAGATGATGCAATTGCCGAGTCGCTGCAATGTTGACGCTTGCGAAGACCTTATCGAGGAAAATCACCGGGGCATCTGCCCTGAAGGCTGGCACATGCTGACCTATGACGAGTATGTCATTGTATTAACGGCCAATAAGGAAGAAAAAAATATTCGAGCTATATCCTTTGGCGGGAATAATCTAACCGGATACAGCTTAATCGGAGCTGGTCATAACCGTAATCATCAATTCGCTGATTTAGACAACATGACATTCTGGTTTTACCCAGAAAATGGCACTATGTCAGAACCGTCAGCATTTTCAGGCTATCAGCTAAAATCTTCCGCCGGAATGGATTTTACAAGCAGTCGCAAATCATATGCCAACTCCGTTCGCTGCGTGAAGGACTAA
- a CDS encoding class I SAM-dependent RNA methyltransferase, which produces MFRRFDKPGRPRRPRPKRPEVPREVFEARIEKMVQGGEGMARLADGRVCFVAGALPGELCKVAVTFTKKDFSRGHVVEVLEGANPDRVEARCPLYGKCGGCSLQHLDSEKQAEYLAQVERENFRRIARIELPESFIVHTGPAWGYRNRARVVVVCDQAGDKPIVRFGFRKQESNSVALFKNCPVLTPALNDFLQGKAREIFAGKFRPGREMEVNLFDNGAGEISYYYEGMPAREFSENAVSVAEICGKKIEADAGVFFQSNLALLPALVQSVRDAVDEGLASGEASDEWLIDLFSGVGFFAAMLLDKFKRVTTVEREEKCLKHAEVNLSASRDNKIENVSAPAEEWLAQNVVDIPATLIVDPPRTGLPKEALDAIAASSVNRLIYVSCHPVTLARDTALLAEKGFKIRRADAFAFYPQTPHLEMMLVLAR; this is translated from the coding sequence ATGTTCCGCCGTTTTGACAAGCCGGGAAGGCCGCGCAGGCCACGCCCCAAGCGCCCCGAGGTTCCCCGCGAGGTGTTCGAAGCCCGCATCGAGAAGATGGTGCAGGGCGGCGAAGGTATGGCTCGCCTAGCAGACGGCCGCGTGTGCTTTGTCGCGGGCGCGTTGCCGGGTGAACTCTGCAAGGTGGCGGTGACGTTTACGAAAAAGGATTTTTCCCGCGGGCATGTTGTGGAAGTGCTGGAAGGGGCAAACCCCGACCGCGTAGAAGCGCGCTGCCCGCTGTACGGCAAGTGCGGCGGCTGTAGCCTGCAACACCTGGATAGCGAAAAGCAGGCGGAATACCTGGCGCAAGTCGAACGCGAGAACTTCCGGCGTATAGCCCGCATAGAACTGCCCGAAAGCTTTATTGTGCATACGGGCCCCGCGTGGGGCTACCGCAACCGTGCACGTGTCGTCGTGGTTTGCGACCAGGCAGGCGACAAGCCGATTGTGCGTTTCGGGTTCCGCAAGCAGGAAAGCAACAGCGTTGCGCTGTTCAAGAACTGCCCCGTATTGACGCCCGCTCTCAACGATTTTTTGCAGGGCAAGGCGCGCGAGATTTTTGCGGGCAAGTTCCGCCCCGGCCGCGAGATGGAAGTAAACCTTTTCGATAACGGCGCGGGTGAAATCTCGTACTATTACGAGGGAATGCCTGCCCGCGAATTCAGCGAGAATGCGGTAAGCGTCGCCGAAATATGCGGCAAGAAAATCGAGGCCGACGCAGGCGTGTTCTTCCAGAGCAATCTCGCGCTGTTGCCCGCGCTGGTACAGTCCGTGCGCGATGCCGTGGACGAGGGCCTTGCAAGCGGCGAGGCGAGCGACGAATGGCTCATCGACCTCTTTAGCGGGGTTGGGTTCTTCGCCGCGATGCTCCTGGACAAGTTCAAGCGCGTGACGACCGTGGAACGCGAGGAAAAATGCCTTAAGCACGCAGAAGTTAATTTATCTGCATCGCGCGACAATAAAATCGAAAATGTTTCCGCCCCGGCCGAGGAATGGTTGGCGCAGAACGTGGTGGATATCCCCGCGACACTTATCGTGGACCCGCCGCGCACGGGCCTCCCGAAGGAGGCTCTCGATGCCATCGCCGCATCGTCGGTGAACCGCCTGATTTACGTGTCCTGCCACCCGGTCACATTGGCCCGCGATACGGCCCTCCTTGCCGAAAAAGGCTTTAAAATCCGCCGTGCGGATGCCTTTGCCTTCTATCCGCAGACTCCCCACCTCGAAATGATGCTCGTTCTGGCCCGCTAG
- a CDS encoding FISUMP domain-containing protein, translating to MKHYAFLIPSILSFALLAACGDDDSSFAPRDTDDSSSSICDDCDDESSSSEKGTATTSSSAKSSSSSSGDLSKYDFVWDTFAEAFNTTCDASREGQIGLARYAENSELVCTHDEYLDKWGWLSPSSSSEASSSSAAYVEDYYKLPRAEACQTESEDNCEYGELTDERDDKTYKTVKIGDQEWMADDLKYEDKDKYTWEEAMSACPAGWHLPSFFELEKLIATTTGGSAFTNNASYVLELRPFMNRGHNDYGFSAYTGSYWSSTRATPSDEPTDDNAYIINFDNIGADAYIWDRPKTYTYYVRCVKGEVDTSKEPAYSGKYGTLTDERDGQTYKTVEIGSQTWMAENLNIETPNSKCAGDLPENCEKYGRLYLWSEALDSAGTWSDDADRCGYRMSTCRLKSPLRGSCPEGWHLPTAFEFDTLFAAVGGIEKAGRVLKATEGWADDGNGTDAFGFGALPAGYYDEDIGTAIGNLGFGTGFWTASMHDDYSYAFRMYLVHGADDAGLNFYRRYNWLSVRCVKD from the coding sequence ATGAAACATTACGCTTTCTTAATCCCGTCTATTTTATCTTTTGCTCTCCTCGCCGCCTGCGGTGACGACGACAGCAGCTTTGCCCCGCGCGACACCGACGACTCGTCCTCGTCCATTTGCGACGACTGCGACGATGAATCTTCATCGAGCGAGAAAGGGACTGCCACGACGAGCAGTTCCGCGAAATCATCGTCCAGCAGTTCCGGCGACCTTTCCAAGTACGACTTCGTATGGGACACCTTCGCCGAAGCGTTCAACACCACCTGCGACGCATCCCGCGAAGGCCAGATAGGCCTTGCCCGCTACGCCGAAAACAGCGAACTCGTCTGCACCCACGACGAATACCTAGACAAATGGGGCTGGCTCTCGCCCTCGAGCAGTTCCGAGGCTTCCAGTTCTTCTGCCGCCTACGTCGAAGATTATTACAAGCTCCCCAGAGCAGAGGCTTGCCAAACGGAATCAGAAGACAATTGCGAATACGGCGAACTCACGGACGAGCGCGACGACAAAACATACAAGACGGTAAAAATCGGTGACCAGGAATGGATGGCCGACGACCTCAAGTACGAAGACAAAGACAAGTACACCTGGGAAGAGGCAATGTCCGCCTGCCCTGCCGGCTGGCACCTTCCCTCTTTCTTCGAACTCGAAAAGCTAATAGCCACTACGACCGGAGGCTCCGCATTTACCAACAACGCATCTTACGTACTGGAATTGCGCCCCTTCATGAACCGCGGGCACAATGACTACGGCTTTTCTGCGTACACGGGAAGCTACTGGTCTTCCACCAGGGCTACGCCATCGGACGAACCGACGGACGACAATGCATACATTATTAATTTTGATAACATCGGCGCCGACGCCTATATTTGGGATAGACCGAAAACATATACATATTATGTCCGCTGCGTCAAGGGAGAGGTAGATACCTCGAAGGAACCTGCATACTCCGGGAAATACGGCACGCTCACGGACGAGCGCGACGGGCAAACGTACAAGACCGTCGAGATTGGTTCCCAGACCTGGATGGCGGAGAACCTGAATATCGAAACGCCGAATAGCAAATGTGCAGGCGACCTGCCCGAAAACTGCGAAAAATACGGACGGCTCTACCTGTGGAGCGAAGCCCTGGATAGTGCCGGCACCTGGAGCGACGACGCAGACCGATGCGGATACCGCATGTCTACTTGCAGGCTAAAGTCGCCGCTGCGCGGCTCGTGCCCCGAAGGCTGGCATTTGCCTACGGCTTTCGAATTCGACACGCTTTTCGCCGCGGTAGGTGGCATTGAAAAGGCCGGAAGGGTACTCAAGGCAACCGAAGGCTGGGCTGACGACGGCAATGGAACCGATGCATTCGGCTTCGGTGCGCTCCCGGCCGGCTACTATGATGAAGATATCGGTACCGCTATCGGAAATCTCGGCTTCGGCACCGGCTTCTGGACAGCATCCATGCACGATGATTACTCTTACGCCTTCCGCATGTACCTGGTGCACGGAGCCGACGACGCGGGCCTGAATTTCTATCGCCGATATAACTGGCTCTCCGTCCGCTGCGTAAAGGACTAA